Genomic DNA from Candidatus Kaiserbacteria bacterium:
TGTTGCAGTCTTTGGTGTAGCCTTCTTAGCAGGCTTTGCTACTACTTTTTTAGCAGGTGCTTTAACTGTTGGTGCTTTCGCTGCCACTAGTTTTTTGAGTGCCTTGCTTGACTGAAGTTTCCCCCAATGCTCTTGCATTTCCTTTTGAAAATCCTTTACTTCACCAGCGGTTGCGCTCTTTACCGTGCCGTACGCCTTACACGCAGTCTCTACAAGTGCCTTATATTCGTTTTCAGTAATTGACTCAGCCTTTTCGAGAGTCTCAAGTACTTCTCCTTTTGCCTTAAGCATCCATCCTTTTACTTTCTTTCGATTTTGCGTTGCTTTTTTACTTCCGTACAAAAAATATGCACCTGCCGCAGTCACCGCAGCGGCAGTCAGACCAAAACCGATACCAACCTTTTGAGCATTACTTAAATCGCTTGTAGATTTTTTTTGTGCCATAGTATTATGCTTCGTCTCTTATTTTTAACTCACTTCGTTTACTTGTTCGTTCACGCGCAGTGCGTGTACCTGCTCGTCTTCCGGAGCCGGTCAGTATTGCAAATACGCGTGCAAAAAAACCTTCTTGGGTGAAAAAATCGCTCACCTGATGTATGTCTTCTACAATGGTTTCAGTTCCTTCTTCAATGCGAAGCATAATGCGACGCAATGACTTGAGGACCTTGATGGCATGAAACAATGCCACACATAAAATCGCCGAACTTACGATAACGGCAATACCAGTGATAAAGAAGAAAATATTGGCGTGTAATATCTCACTCATTATTCTTAGTATATCAGACTTTAATCATTACTCACCCTAGTATCAAAAAACCTGTTTACAACCTGAGCAACTTCAGTGCTGTTGTGCGTCTTCATGAGTGATGCACGGAGTTCTTTTGCCCCATCAAATTCGTGCACGTATGCCTTATAATGCTTTTTCATAAGTGCAAAGTTTTTATGGGACAGTATCTCTTCAAAAAGACGCGTATGCTCGAGAAGTGCTTCGAGTTTTTCCTTAATGGAAATCTGTGAGTAGTTGATATCGGGATGAAAAAACCATGGGTTCCCAAAAATAGCCCGTCCAAACATGACTCCGTCTGCACTTGTTGCGGCGACTTTTGATTCGGCGTCCGCAAGTGACGTCACGTCACCATTTCCCAAAATAAGTGTCCGCTCATTTTGGGGAATTGCATTCTGGACTTCATCCCGAATTAACACCGCACGTGCCACATGCTCCCACCGCGCAGGCACTTTTGACATTTCCTTTCGCGTACGCGCATGTACCGTGATGACATCAGGAAATGCTTCGAGAAGTGCAGGTAACCACGTCTCAATTTCATTTGTATTGTAGCCAATACGTGTCTTCACAGATATTGCGAGCCCTGGTGC
This window encodes:
- a CDS encoding tRNA-dihydrouridine synthase, coding for MVLAPMANVTDASFRRMIAKYSRHTRKNGTMGGPDVMWTEFVSADGLMRATEAGKAMLMADLLYGEEERPIVAQLFSSHPEYMERAARLCAELGFDGIDINMGCPDKTIERQGCGSAMIKNPVVAREVIRAAKRGAPGLAISVKTRIGYNTNEIETWLPALLEAFPDVITVHARTRKEMSKVPARWEHVARAVLIRDEVQNAIPQNERTLILGNGDVTSLADAESKVAATSADGVMFGRAIFGNPWFFHPDINYSQISIKEKLEALLEHTRLFEEILSHKNFALMKKHYKAYVHEFDGAKELRASLMKTHNSTEVAQVVNRFFDTRVSND